The window AGCGTACGAAACCCTGCTTCGCCCTCCTGCTCGAAAATTTCGGGGATAGCATGGCCAGCCTTTTCTTCGATACGATCATCTAAATCCAAATAATTGCACTCCAAGCTCTCAGCTAACTGTCGACCAATAACCGACTTGCCAGCACCCATAAATCCACATAAAAAAATACGTCCAGGTAAATTCGATATCATGTTCAAGATTTAAGTAAAGTGTCATTCTGAACTTGTGTTACGAAGCCTTGGCATAGTAATACTTGTTTCAGAATCTGCTAATTAAAATAATTCTTAAAGACCCTGAAATAAATTCAGGGTGATATACTGCTTTTGCTAAAGTGTATCACTCCTCATTTTATATCAATAGCACTATCACTGTTTGGGTTTCATTGGCGGCACCATTTCCACTTCCTCGCGCTCTACCACTACAGCTCCCGGGGCAGCTCCTTTAGGCTTGCGGACGTACTTCACTTTCGTATACATCACTGGGGCCGATTGCATTCCTTTGGCCTTCGAAAAATACGCCGCATAGCTGGCCGCCTTCAGCAAGACATGCTGTGGGGGATAATCCTTCCGATTCCCCATCCGAATAACCACATGCGATCCCCCCACCCCTCTGGCATGCAGCCAGATATCTTCTTTATGTGCATGGCTCGTCAACTTATCATTACTTTTGGCATTTTTTCCGATCCAGATTTCAAACTTGCCTTCCTTGTATTTTCTGAATGGCGATGTAGCCTGATTATCGTCATTGCTGCCATAACCAAACTCTTCGAGGGTATTGATATTATTTTTAATCCAGCTATCCATATCCGGCAGATGATCGATCCTTTCGATCTCCGCTAATAACTCTTTAATCTGTCCCAATTCCCTTTTTACTTTTGGAAGCCGCTGCTTAGCATGTTCATACGACTTTTTTGCATCCTTCGACTTTTCGTAATAATACTCTGCATTCTCGGGAATCGATTTATCTTCCTTCAGCGGGATGGTAATCTGCTCATTACCTTCATAAAAATCCTCAATAGTAATTTCAGTAGTCCCATCGTGCAGTTTTTCGTGCGCGTGAGCCATCAATAGATGACCATATTTTTCATACTCCTCCGACCGTTCTAAACTTTTATCAGCCTGTTGCAGCTGTTCGATCAAAGATTCCTTCTGGGATTCACTCCGCTCCAAAAACTGGACAACTTCTTCCTTCTTTTCATGCAGGCGCCGCAAATGAACGGCATTTTTATACCCGAAGGCCACACAGTCGTTCACTTCGGTACACTCTTTTT of the Fodinibius sp. Rm-B-1B1-1 genome contains:
- a CDS encoding NFACT RNA binding domain-containing protein, whose product is MNNFYTLIYLNREIKEKIEGSFFDFAISPHKDVLHIYVTDNNETSRLIFSANPRETVLFLDFYRPPKKSNVIDFFEGLEGQEIIDMRLADKDRLVSIYFDNGQHLLFKLFSGNPNVFLVEDGVIVDAFKNPGEVKGEQPPEPEAPEFLEELSPRRSAKNQMTEANPLLPRNLLPYLIEQHDVDEMSPEEVKKFTDEVSEALLEDPHPRVLKTGDFCLWSKEWLDIESEKECTEVNDCVAFGYKNAVHLRRLHEKKEEVVQFLERSESQKESLIEQLQQADKSLERSEEYEKYGHLLMAHAHEKLHDGTTEITIEDFYEGNEQITIPLKEDKSIPENAEYYYEKSKDAKKSYEHAKQRLPKVKRELGQIKELLAEIERIDHLPDMDSWIKNNINTLEEFGYGSNDDNQATSPFRKYKEGKFEIWIGKNAKSNDKLTSHAHKEDIWLHARGVGGSHVVIRMGNRKDYPPQHVLLKAASYAAYFSKAKGMQSAPVMYTKVKYVRKPKGAAPGAVVVEREEVEMVPPMKPKQ